The following coding sequences are from one Hymenobacter sp. DG25A window:
- a CDS encoding AraC family transcriptional regulator, producing the protein MPTHHLPAPISLHQPEQLTTLVENRTVYTLEAFELNVFETHRTAHQVPLSMGHVVLTTMLRGKKVMHLAGRPAFDYLPGESVVVGKDETMVIDFPEANEAQPTQCLAVAIPTDTIRQTVDLLNEHSPRAEEHLPWQLDTAEHAHFQNTPELTSTLERLVQLSQDTGRVKDVLANFTIQEMLVRLMQTQARQLLFHNYKEHVTSHRFAHVVQYIKQHLTEQITIEKLSELACMSKATFFRVFKRELGLTPVEYVIQERLAEAKRLLRNPLTTVTDVCFRTGFNNTAYFQKLFKQYEGVTPGLYKKQYATL; encoded by the coding sequence ATGCCTACCCATCACCTGCCCGCCCCTATTTCCCTGCATCAGCCAGAGCAGCTGACCACGCTGGTGGAAAACCGCACCGTGTACACACTGGAAGCCTTTGAGCTGAACGTGTTTGAAACTCACCGCACGGCCCACCAGGTACCGCTCAGCATGGGCCACGTGGTGCTTACCACCATGCTGCGGGGCAAGAAAGTGATGCACTTGGCCGGCCGCCCGGCCTTCGACTACCTCCCGGGCGAGTCAGTAGTGGTGGGCAAGGATGAAACCATGGTCATTGATTTTCCGGAAGCCAACGAGGCCCAGCCCACGCAATGCCTGGCCGTAGCTATTCCCACCGATACCATCCGGCAAACCGTAGACCTGCTCAATGAGCACTCGCCCCGCGCAGAAGAGCACCTGCCCTGGCAGCTGGACACCGCCGAGCACGCCCACTTTCAGAACACGCCCGAGCTTACCAGCACCCTGGAGCGCCTGGTGCAGCTTTCCCAGGATACGGGCCGCGTGAAGGATGTGCTGGCCAACTTCACCATTCAGGAAATGCTGGTGCGCCTGATGCAAACCCAGGCCCGGCAGCTGCTCTTTCACAACTATAAGGAGCACGTCACGTCCCACCGCTTTGCCCACGTGGTGCAGTACATCAAACAGCACCTCACGGAGCAGATTACCATTGAGAAGCTGAGCGAGCTGGCCTGCATGAGCAAGGCCACCTTTTTCCGGGTGTTTAAGCGCGAGCTGGGCCTCACGCCCGTAGAATATGTGATTCAGGAGCGCCTGGCCGAAGCCAAGCGCCTGTTGCGCAACCCGCTTACCACCGTTACGGACGTGTGCTTCCGGACGGGCTTCAATAACA